The sequence CCGAAGCCTTCTTCGCCGAGGCGGGCGCGCAGCCGGGCTTGCGCCTTCCCTCCGCGCGCCGCCACGCCGCGCGCGCCCGCACCCGGCACGAGGGTGTCGCCGTGCCGGCGGGCCTCGTCGCCGAGGTCGAAGCCCTGCTGAACGGGATTGACGCATGATCCCGGCGAGCAGCCCGACAAGCGGCCTCGACAAAAGGGATGCACGGGCGCATTCAGCCTCGTCGGCGAGTCTTGCCCACGCGAGGGCGCGGCAAATCGCCGGTGGCCCCGTCGTTGCCGGCGGCGCAGGATCGTGGAATACCCTCGCCACAGGCCGCGTCGTGCGACGAATACGAGATTGAACGACAGATGAAACAGGATGCGATCCTCGTCGGCAAGAACATGAAGCACAAGACCATGGCGTCTGCTGCCGCCGAGGAAATCCGCAAGCGTATCCTCAACGAGACCTATCCGCCGGGCCTGCAGCTCAAGCAGGACATCCTCGCCCGCGAGTTCGGCATGAGCCGCATCCCGGTGCGCGAGGCGCTGCTGATCCTCGAGAAGGAGGGGCTGATCAAGGTGCTGCCGCATCGCGGCGCCATCGTCGCCGAGCTGACCTTCGACGAGGTCGAGGAGCTTTTCAACATGCGCATGCTGCTCGAGCCCTACCTGCTGGCGCGCTCGGCCCCGCATATCTCCGAGGAGACCTTCGTCAGGCTCTGGGTTATCCAGAACCAGTATCGCGACGCGCTCGACAATGACGACATCGCCGAGTGGAACGACCTGAACAAGCAGTTCCACATGATGCTCTACCAGCATGCCGACAGCCCGCGCATCGCCAGCACGGTGCAGAACCTGCTGATCGAGTGCGACATCCACACCCGCATCCAGCTCATCAACATCGAGGGCGACCGCGAGCGGGCGGTGGCCGAGCACTCGGCCATCCTGCGGCTCTGCGAGGAAGGGAAGTTCGCCGAGGCGACCGAACTGCTGCGCGAGCATCTCGACCATATCCGCAGCGGGCTGCTGGGGCTGGTCCGCGCCAGACGGGCACAGTAGAAGCGCCCGCCGCCCTTTCCAATTATCCTAGCGAACGCCCCACGTGTCGCTGACGCGGTAGCCTTCCGGCCACGGGTCGGACGGGTCGAGCATGTGCTGGTGGATGCCGGTGATCCAGGCGCGGCCCGAGATCTCGGGCACGATGGCCGGAATGCTGCCGACGCTGGTCGTGCCGGCGATGCAGCCGCGGAAGGTCGAGCCGATCACCGAGACCGTGGTCAGCGTGTCGTCGAGGCCCATCTGACCGCGCGCGTAAAGCACGGCCATGCGCGCAGAGAGCGCGGTGCCGGTGGGCGAGCGGTCGATCTTGCCCGGCTGGACCGTCACCGCCGAGCCGGCGCGCAACTGGTTGCCCTCGCGCTCGACCTTGCCGGCGAACATGCAGAACGAGAAATGCGTCCAGTCCGGGTTCTCCGGATGGTGGAAGCGCTTCTGCTCGTTCGCCGCGGCAGCGATGCGCACGCCGAGCCGGGCGATGTCGTGCGCCTCGTCGGCGCCGAGCTTCAATCCCAGCGCCTCGGCGTCGACGATGACGAAGCTATCGCCGCCATAGGCGGTGTCGATGGCGAGCGTGCCCAGCCCTTCGACCTCCAGCGTGGCGTCGAGCTCGGCGGCGAAGCTCGGCAGGTTCTCAACGAAGATGCGTTCGGCCTTGCCGTCGCGGCATTCGGCGCGCACCCGGACCAGTCCGCCCGGCGCTTCGAGCGTCAGCCGCGTTTCCGGCTCCTGCATGGGCACGATGCCGGAATCGAGCAGCACGGTGGAAACGCAGATCGAGTTCGAGCCCGACATCGGCGGGTTGTATTCCGGCTCGAGGATGAGGAAGCCGGCGTCGGCCTCGGGGTGCTTCGGCGGCACGAGGAAATTGACGTGGCGGAAGACGCCGCCGCGCGGCTCGTTCAGGACGAAGTTGCGCAGCACCTTGTCCTGCATCAGCCAGTTGGTCTGCTCCCACAGCGTCTCGCCCGGCGGCGGCGTCACACCGCCGACGATGACGTCGCCGACCTCGCCTTCGGCATGGGCGGAAATCACATGGATGGTCTTGGAGCTTCGCATCTTGTCCTCACGCTAAAGCATTTTGCAGTCAGACGGGATCGTCTGGCGTCGCATAAATGCGACTGAAGAAACGAGCTGGAGCAGCGGGAACGGCGTTCGTCAGAACGCCCGCTGCTCCAGCCAATGCGGGCGGCGCACCGGCGCGCGCCCGGTCAGGGTTGCGACGGTGCAGTCGGCGAGGCTGCCCAGCCGCACGGAGCGCCCGGAAAGCCCCGGCCCGTAATGGGCGTACTTGCCGGAATTGGTCATCACCGCGCGGGTGTTGACAGGAAACACCGGCTCGGGGATCGAGCACCAGCACAGGTCGGGCAGCACCTGGACGCCGCTCGCCTCCAGCCGCGCCAGCGTTCCCTCGGCCCGCGCAGCATCGATGATGGCGTGTCCGGCGGTGACGATGGCCGCGACGCCGTCGTGCCGGCGGCGGCCGGCCAGCGCGTCGGCGAAGGCGCGGCATTCGTCCAGCGAGGCGTGCGGGCTGCCGATGGCGACGAGCTCGACCTCCTCGGGGCCGTCGTTCAGCATGTCCCACGACGCGGCCATGTCGGCGGCGGTGATGGCGATCCTGTCGGCGTCGGCGGCGGCCGCGCCTTCGGCTTCCGGAGTGACGCCCTCGACATGCAGCATCGGCGCGGCCGAGGTCGTGCCGAAGGCCGCGCACAGCGCCTTCAGATCGTCGCGCGACGGCGCGGCGGCGGCCAGCCCGGCGATAAGCGGGATGCGGTCCGGCGAGGCCATGCCCGCCATGTAGCCGACCAGCGGCCAGAAGGCGTCGTCCACCCTTTCCGGCAGCGCGAAATCGAGGATGCGGGCCGCCTTGCGGTTCTCGTCGAGATAGACGCCGGCGAGCGGCGCGCGGCCGGTCAGCGCGATGCAAAGGTCGAGGAAGTCCGGGTGCTTGGCGGTGCGCGCGCCGAGCACGGAATTCGCGAAGACGACGGCGTTGGACTCGGCCCATGCGATGGCCTCGCCGGCATGCGGGGCGCTGTCGAGCAGATAGGGCGCGCAGGTGAAAGTCGGCCGGCAGCCCATGCGCACATAGGCATCGGCCAGCCGCGCCGCCGGGTCGCCGAAGCCGGGCGCGACGCCCTGCGCCCGCCAGTTGGCGTGATCGACGGAGATGGCGTTCATGGTGGTCGGCACCCTGACCTTCGCGTCCATGTCGGCCATCTTCTCGGCGAAGGTCAGGTTGGCGGGGCTGGCATAGATGCAGCCGTCGATATGGCCCTGCACCACGTCGATCAGGCGCGGCGCGCCCTGCTGGAGGGCCATGGCGCGGACGATGCGCATCGCCTGCGCCGCCGCCACGCCCTCGGCGCCGTCGAGCATCGCGAGGTCTGACGGGTCAAGCGCCAGCGCCCCGGGCGCCGGGTGCGAGACGGGGATCGACAGCCCGTCCGCCTCGATGGCGGCGGGGCCGATCCGCGCGGCGCGCGCGCGAGACAGCGCCGCGAAGGCGTCGGCGCCGAGCCGCAGCACCGGCAGCGGCCGGCCGAACATCTCGGCCGCGATGAGCGCGCCCAGCGTCAGCACGTCCTCCGCCTCGCGGAAGACCAGCGCCGCCGGCGCGCGGCCGCCGAGGATCAGGTCGAGCAGCACGCCCGAGCCGGTGCAGGAGCCGCGGCTGGTCGGCATCATCAGGATCGCGCCGGTCAGGCATGTGCCGTGCAGGGGATGGTGGACGTCGATCACGCGCCCCGTCGCCGGGTCCACCCCGCCCCAGAAGCTCAGCGCCTCCGCCGAGGCGACGACCGGGCCGGAGGCCGACCCTTCGAGAACGCTGCGTGCTTCAAAACCGGCCATGGCTTCCTTCACGGATTCGACGGGACGCCGCAGGACAGGCGCGGAGCGAACGGCGGGCCGTTCCTCGTCGCCTGATCACCGGTGCGGCAACGGTCGCAGCATCCCATATCGGGCCCGGCGGATCAATCTCGAAATACAGGCTGTATGCAAGGATTATTCAAGCATGCCGCCCCTGCCGGGCACCTAAGCATCGAACTCGATCACCTGCCGGATCGCCTCGCCGGCATGCAGGCGGTCGAAGCCCTCATTGACCTCGTCGAGCGCGATGCGATGCGTCATCAGCTTCTCGACCGGCAGCTTGCCGCGCCGGTGAAGGCCGAGGAAGCGGGGAATGTCGCGCGAGGGAACGCCCGAGCCGAGATAGCTGCCGCGCAGCGTCCGCTCCTCGGCCACCAGCGTCAGCGGCGAGATGTTGAGCACGGCCTTCGGGTTGGTCAGCCCGGCCGAGATCGTGGTGCCGCCGCGCCGGGTCATCGCGAACGCGCCCTCCAGCGCCCGCGCCGAGCCGGCGAATTCGAGCGCGGCGTCGACGCCGCCCGACGTCGCCTCCTTGACCTTGGCGGTCAGGTCCGGATCGGTGGCGTTGAAGGTGTGCGTCGCGCCGAGGTCGCGCGCCAGCTCGAGCTTTGCGTCGAGCGTGTCGACCGCGACGATGGTCTCCGCCCCGACCGCGGCCGCGCCAAGCACGGCGGCGAGGCCGACGCCGCCGAGGCCGACGACGGCCGCCCGCCCGCCCGGCTCCACCGCGCCCATGTTGAACACCGCGCCCGCCCCCGTCAGCACGGCGCAGCCCATGAGGGCGGCGATGGTCAGCGGCGTCTCGCGGTCGATCTTCACCAGGCTGCGCCGCGACATCACCGCATGAGTGGCGAAGCTCGACACGCCGATCATGTGGCTGACGCGCTCACCATTGCGCGACAGCCGCACCCCGCCCGACAGGAGCTCGCCCCTGCCGTTCGCGGCCGCGCCCGGCTCGCACAGCGCCGGTCGGCCGGACTGGCACGGCCCGCAATGGCCGCAGGACGGCACGAAGACGAAGATGACGTGATCGCCGGGCACGAGGTCGTCGACACCCTCGCCCACCTCCTCGACAATTCCAGCGCCCTCGTGGCCGAGCACCATCGGAACGGGGCGCGGCCGGTCACCGTTGATGACCGAAAGGTCGGAGTGGCAAAGCCCGGCCGCCGCCACCCTGACCAGCACCTCGCCCGTCTCGGGCGGCGCAAGGTCGATCTCGCCGACGCTGAGCGGCTGCGTCTGCGCATAGGGGCCGGAACGGCCGATCTCCTCCAGCACGGCGGCGCGTATCTTCATTCCTCGTTCCCTCCCCGATTCAATGCTGCATCGGGCCACTCTAGCGGTTTCCGGCTCCCTCGCGACAGCGAAACGAACTCGGCCCCGACTTTACGTTTCTTCACATTCGCGGCGAACGCGCGAAACAGTCGCCGCCTAATCTGGCTCCATCGCGGCAATCAGGCCGCACCAGGCAAGGAGCCGGATCATGGAACAGGAAAACCACGAAGCGAACCCCGCCACCTCGACGAAGGGCAACAAGAGCCGCAGCCGCTGGCTGATCGCCGGCGGCGTCGCCGTCGTCGCGCTGGCGGGCATCGGCGCGGCGGGGGCGATGGGCGGCGGCGAGACCATGGGCCGCCACGTCATGGAAGCGGGCATGAAGCATGGCGGCCATTTCGCCGGGCGCGGCCTCTCCCGCGCGCTCGATGCGGTCAACGCCACCGCCGAGCAGGAAGACCGCATCTGGGCGATCATCGACGACACCCGCGCCGAACTCCGGCCCGTGATGCGCGAGTTCCGCGACACCCGCGAGACCGTGATGCAACTGATGGCAGCCCCGACCATCGACCGCGCCGCTGCCGAGACGCTGCGCGCCGAGCGCATCGCCGCCATCGACGAGGCGTCGAAGAAGATGACTGCGGCGATGCTCGACGCGGCCGAGGTGCTGACGCCGGAGCAGCGCGCCGAGCTCGCCAAGCATTTGGGCGAGCGCAAGGGCCCGCGCCGGTGGTAAGGTCGCGCGGCTGAATCGCGGCGGAGCACAGGCGGCATGGCGGAAGAGATCCTGATCGTCGACGACGACGCGAGGCTTTCCGCCATGCTGTCCGACTATCTCTCCGGCAACGGCTTTGCCGTGCGGCAGGCGCCGGCAGCGCTCGCCGGGCTCGACGAGATCAGGCGGCGCGAGCCCGACGCGGTCATTCTCGACATCATGCTGCCCGACCTCGACGGCTTCGAGGCCTGCCGGCGCATCCGCGCCTTCAGCGACGTGCCGGTGCTGATGCTGACGGCCAAGGGCGAGGAGACGGACCGCATCGTCGGTTTGGAGCTCGGGGCCGACGACTATCTGCCCAAACCCTTCAGCCCGCGCGAGCTTCTGGCGCGGCTGCGCGCCGTCCTGCGCCGGCGCGGCGGGCAGGCCGCCGGGGCTGAGCGCATCCTGCGCTTCGGCCGGCTGGAGATCGACCCCGCCTCGCGCCTCGCCCGCATCGACGGGCGCGATTGCGACATCACCGGCCACCAGTTCGACCTTCTCGTCGCGCTGGCCGAGAATGCCGGGCGCATCCTGTCGCGCGAGCAGCTGATGGACATGGTCCGGGGCGAGGCGTTCGACGCCTTCGACCGCTCCATCGACGTCCACGTCTCGCGCATCCGCGCGGCGATCGAGGACGACCCCAAGCATCCGCGCCGCATCGTCACCGTGCGCGGCGCGGGCTACGTCTTCGCCCGGCGTCAGGACGAGGAAAGATAGGAATCATGCGCCTGCGCAACAGCCTGTTCCTCAAGGTGTACCTGACGCTCATCGCCAGCCTCGTCGTGGTGGCGCTGGCCAGCGCCGCCTTCGTGCGCCTGTCGCACGACGAAGAGGACCGCGGCTGGGGCGCGCGGCGCGACGCCTTCGTCGCCGCCATGCTGCCGGCAAACGCCCCGCTTGCCGAAACCCGCATCGTGGTCGAGCGGCTGGCGGCGGCGCTCGACGCCGACATCGCGCTCTACGACGCCAGCGGCGGCCTGATCGCCGGCGCCGGCGCGCCGGTTCCGTTGCCCACGCAGGGCGAAAGAAGCGAGCGCCGGCGCGGCGGCGACGGCAAGCTGATGACGGTGCGGCTGGATGACGGCCGCACCGCCGTCGCCCGCTTCGCGAAAAGCCCGTTCGGCCCGTCGCGGCCCAACCCGCTCGCGTGGCTGGCGCTGATCGCCGGCGTCACCGGGCTCGTCGCCTGGCCGGTCGTTCGCCACCTGACCAGCCGGCTCGAGCGCCTGCGCCACGGCGTCGAGGCATGGGGCGGCGGCGACCTCGCCCTGCGCGTCCCCGTCGAGGGCGGCGACGAGGTGGCGGCGGTGGCAACGAGCTTCAACCGGGCCGCCGGCCGGGTCGAGAGCCTCCTCGCCTCGCACCGCGCCCTGCTGGCCAACGCCAGCCACGAGCTGCGCTCGCCGCTCGCCCGGCTGCGGATCGCGGCGGACCTCTACGAGGCCGAAGCGAGCGAGGAACGCCGCGCCGAGATCGTCCGCAACCTCGCCGAGCTCGATGAGCTGGTCGAGGAGATCCTGCTGGCCAGCCGGCTCGACCATGTCGGCGACATCGGCGCCAGCGAGACGGTCGACCTGCTGGCGCTCGTCGCCGAGGAAGGCGCGCGTCACGGCATCGAGGTCGCGGGCGAGGCCGCGCCCGTCACCGGCAATCCGCGGCTGCTGGCGCGGCTCGCGCGCAACCTGATCCAGAACGCGCTGCGCCACGGCGCGCCGCCGGTCGAGGTCGAAGTCCGCCGCGAGGGCGGCCGCGTGGAGCTCAGCGTGCGCGACCACGGGCCGGGCATCCCCGAGGCCGAGCGCGAGCGCGTGTTCGAGCCGTTCTACCGCCCGTCGGGCCGCAGCGAGGAGGCTGGCGGCTGGGGGCTGGGCCTGGCGCTGGTGCGCCAGATCGCGGAGCGCCACGGCGCGCGCGTGCGGCAGGAGACGCCGGCCGGCGGCGGCGCGCGCTTCGTCGTCACCTTCCCGCAGCAGGACTGACGGCCGCCCCGCCATAGGCGATCCCGTCGCCGCGGTCGAACCCGGTCGGCATCTCGTGGCGATGGATGCAGCTCATGCGCGGGCACAGCATGCAGGACGGTCCGATCTCGACCGCGGCTTCGCCGGCGGTCAGGTCGCGGCCGTAGACGATGCGGTCGGCATGGAGCATATCGCAGGACAGCATGACGGAGAATGTCGGCGGCAGGCGGTTGAAACCGTTGGAATGCTTGACCACCTGTTTCGCCACCTGCAGGAAGCGCGCCCCGCCGGGAAAGACCGACACCTGCCGCACCACGCCGCGTTCGGCGAAGGCGCTGTAGATCGGCCACAGCAGGCAGCCATGGCCGGATGCCGGCAGGATCAGCCCCGGCAGTGGAAAGCGCTTGGTCATGCGGCCGGCGCGGTCGGCGCGCAGGAAGCCGAAGGGAACGCCCTCCCTGCCGGTACGCCTGAGCGTCACCAGCCGGTGCGCCACCTGCTCGAAGCTGGCCCCGACGAGGGTGCCGATCAACTCGATGTCGTAGCGGCGCTCCTCGGCCAGCGACAGGATCGTCTCGTACGGCATCATCATCGCGCCGGCGACATAGGAGGACAGGCTGCGGAAGGCGAGGCGCCGCGCTTCGCCCGAGGTGAGCGCGATCGAGGCGACCACCT comes from Aquamicrobium sp. and encodes:
- a CDS encoding GntR family transcriptional regulator, whose protein sequence is MKQDAILVGKNMKHKTMASAAAEEIRKRILNETYPPGLQLKQDILAREFGMSRIPVREALLILEKEGLIKVLPHRGAIVAELTFDEVEELFNMRMLLEPYLLARSAPHISEETFVRLWVIQNQYRDALDNDDIAEWNDLNKQFHMMLYQHADSPRIASTVQNLLIECDIHTRIQLINIEGDRERAVAEHSAILRLCEEGKFAEATELLREHLDHIRSGLLGLVRARRAQ
- a CDS encoding proline racemase family protein is translated as MRSSKTIHVISAHAEGEVGDVIVGGVTPPPGETLWEQTNWLMQDKVLRNFVLNEPRGGVFRHVNFLVPPKHPEADAGFLILEPEYNPPMSGSNSICVSTVLLDSGIVPMQEPETRLTLEAPGGLVRVRAECRDGKAERIFVENLPSFAAELDATLEVEGLGTLAIDTAYGGDSFVIVDAEALGLKLGADEAHDIARLGVRIAAAANEQKRFHHPENPDWTHFSFCMFAGKVEREGNQLRAGSAVTVQPGKIDRSPTGTALSARMAVLYARGQMGLDDTLTTVSVIGSTFRGCIAGTTSVGSIPAIVPEISGRAWITGIHQHMLDPSDPWPEGYRVSDTWGVR
- a CDS encoding aconitase X, with product MAGFEARSVLEGSASGPVVASAEALSFWGGVDPATGRVIDVHHPLHGTCLTGAILMMPTSRGSCTGSGVLLDLILGGRAPAALVFREAEDVLTLGALIAAEMFGRPLPVLRLGADAFAALSRARAARIGPAAIEADGLSIPVSHPAPGALALDPSDLAMLDGAEGVAAAQAMRIVRAMALQQGAPRLIDVVQGHIDGCIYASPANLTFAEKMADMDAKVRVPTTMNAISVDHANWRAQGVAPGFGDPAARLADAYVRMGCRPTFTCAPYLLDSAPHAGEAIAWAESNAVVFANSVLGARTAKHPDFLDLCIALTGRAPLAGVYLDENRKAARILDFALPERVDDAFWPLVGYMAGMASPDRIPLIAGLAAAAPSRDDLKALCAAFGTTSAAPMLHVEGVTPEAEGAAAADADRIAITAADMAASWDMLNDGPEEVELVAIGSPHASLDECRAFADALAGRRRHDGVAAIVTAGHAIIDAARAEGTLARLEASGVQVLPDLCWCSIPEPVFPVNTRAVMTNSGKYAHYGPGLSGRSVRLGSLADCTVATLTGRAPVRRPHWLEQRAF
- a CDS encoding zinc-dependent alcohol dehydrogenase family protein, whose amino-acid sequence is MKIRAAVLEEIGRSGPYAQTQPLSVGEIDLAPPETGEVLVRVAAAGLCHSDLSVINGDRPRPVPMVLGHEGAGIVEEVGEGVDDLVPGDHVIFVFVPSCGHCGPCQSGRPALCEPGAAANGRGELLSGGVRLSRNGERVSHMIGVSSFATHAVMSRRSLVKIDRETPLTIAALMGCAVLTGAGAVFNMGAVEPGGRAAVVGLGGVGLAAVLGAAAVGAETIVAVDTLDAKLELARDLGATHTFNATDPDLTAKVKEATSGGVDAALEFAGSARALEGAFAMTRRGGTTISAGLTNPKAVLNISPLTLVAEERTLRGSYLGSGVPSRDIPRFLGLHRRGKLPVEKLMTHRIALDEVNEGFDRLHAGEAIRQVIEFDA
- a CDS encoding Spy/CpxP family protein refolding chaperone, coding for MEQENHEANPATSTKGNKSRSRWLIAGGVAVVALAGIGAAGAMGGGETMGRHVMEAGMKHGGHFAGRGLSRALDAVNATAEQEDRIWAIIDDTRAELRPVMREFRDTRETVMQLMAAPTIDRAAAETLRAERIAAIDEASKKMTAAMLDAAEVLTPEQRAELAKHLGERKGPRRW
- a CDS encoding response regulator, giving the protein MAEEILIVDDDARLSAMLSDYLSGNGFAVRQAPAALAGLDEIRRREPDAVILDIMLPDLDGFEACRRIRAFSDVPVLMLTAKGEETDRIVGLELGADDYLPKPFSPRELLARLRAVLRRRGGQAAGAERILRFGRLEIDPASRLARIDGRDCDITGHQFDLLVALAENAGRILSREQLMDMVRGEAFDAFDRSIDVHVSRIRAAIEDDPKHPRRIVTVRGAGYVFARRQDEER
- a CDS encoding sensor histidine kinase, whose translation is MRLRNSLFLKVYLTLIASLVVVALASAAFVRLSHDEEDRGWGARRDAFVAAMLPANAPLAETRIVVERLAAALDADIALYDASGGLIAGAGAPVPLPTQGERSERRRGGDGKLMTVRLDDGRTAVARFAKSPFGPSRPNPLAWLALIAGVTGLVAWPVVRHLTSRLERLRHGVEAWGGGDLALRVPVEGGDEVAAVATSFNRAAGRVESLLASHRALLANASHELRSPLARLRIAADLYEAEASEERRAEIVRNLAELDELVEEILLASRLDHVGDIGASETVDLLALVAEEGARHGIEVAGEAAPVTGNPRLLARLARNLIQNALRHGAPPVEVEVRREGGRVELSVRDHGPGIPEAERERVFEPFYRPSGRSEEAGGWGLGLALVRQIAERHGARVRQETPAGGGARFVVTFPQQD